A single genomic interval of Alteromonas sp. BL110 harbors:
- the rsxC gene encoding electron transport complex subunit RsxC, whose protein sequence is MYPSFDSIIETLETGKMYSFPGGVHPDDKKSLSNTSAIKKPSLPELLIVPLRQHIGSDGICCVEVGDTVLKGQVLSQSSSPFSVPVHAPTSGEVVAIAPHVVAHPSGLTEMCITIRPDGKDTWCDLSPIANYGDIDKNKLIEAICQAGISGMGGAGFPTHIKTSTSKPVEFLILNGIECEPYITSDDRLMREHAWQIRQGLDILTHLIGPKAIVVAVEDNKPEAFEALNIACQDKKDYRVVSVETKYPAGGEKQLIQVLTGREVPRNGLPADVGVMMFNVGTCYAIADAILHGKPLIERIVTVTGEAVKSPSNFRALLGTPVSHLLDESNYNPKKQRAPKVIMGGPMMGFTLSDATIPVVKTTNCLLVPAKKELVDDNAERPCIRCSACADACPASLLPQQIFWHAKAKEYEKAEEYDLFDCIECGACAYVCPSEIPLVHYYRQAKSEIRIQRDEKNKAEKAKQRFEARKERLEREKLEREAKHRKAKEARLAANKAKEQNAAAVDNVNSAVDAGASEAKDKVAAALARAKAKKAAMQAKAKDESTPVNADESNSVAEDKKAQVAAAIARAKAKKAAQTQGSDEARNATEPAALASSPVDDKKAKVAAAIARAKAKKAAQGGQHSDASTENQAGSQDEKIAGILNTEPSNTEPSKTETNSDLSVEEQKKARIAAAVAKAKAQKAAKNNASGQSEQTTPSKLGEQQDNQSKEHLGEMDAKDEKQARIAAAVAKAKAKKAMSQKVEASSPVGEADTDSQDVNLPKDANPQSTNGQDNSAQNNKALDSSSNLSEAEQKKARIAAAVAKAKAKKAAKQEGNLEDNIKGEQVDANNSDLSIEAAPTQKAQDVSNTPNENTNDAPSTSEADEKKARIAAAVAKAKAKKLAQRGNDDLVASQDTAEQESHKEYEQSESPNEAEQVTSVQATSQPTAQDEKKARIAAAIAKAKAKKAAAEQEKESE, encoded by the coding sequence ATGTATCCAAGCTTTGATTCAATTATAGAAACCCTTGAAACGGGGAAGATGTACTCATTTCCAGGTGGTGTACATCCTGACGACAAAAAATCACTTTCTAATACGTCGGCAATTAAAAAACCGTCGTTGCCTGAGTTATTAATAGTCCCACTGCGACAGCATATCGGTTCAGACGGTATATGCTGCGTAGAAGTTGGCGATACCGTGTTAAAAGGGCAAGTTCTTTCGCAAAGTTCCTCCCCTTTTTCGGTACCTGTACACGCGCCCACGTCTGGAGAAGTCGTCGCAATAGCGCCGCATGTTGTCGCGCATCCTAGTGGCTTGACAGAAATGTGTATTACGATACGCCCGGATGGTAAAGACACATGGTGCGACCTATCTCCAATTGCTAACTATGGCGATATAGATAAAAACAAGCTAATCGAAGCCATTTGCCAAGCAGGTATCTCAGGAATGGGGGGCGCAGGCTTCCCTACCCACATTAAAACCTCAACATCCAAACCCGTTGAGTTCCTCATTCTAAACGGCATTGAATGCGAACCTTATATCACATCTGATGATCGCCTGATGCGCGAACATGCCTGGCAAATACGCCAAGGTTTAGACATTCTGACTCACCTTATTGGACCTAAAGCAATTGTAGTCGCGGTTGAAGACAACAAGCCCGAAGCGTTTGAGGCACTTAATATTGCCTGTCAGGATAAGAAAGACTATCGCGTTGTTAGCGTTGAAACTAAATACCCTGCTGGCGGTGAAAAACAGCTTATTCAGGTACTGACTGGCCGAGAAGTACCAAGAAATGGTTTGCCCGCCGATGTAGGCGTGATGATGTTTAACGTGGGCACCTGCTATGCCATTGCAGACGCTATTTTGCATGGTAAGCCGCTTATAGAGCGTATTGTTACTGTAACTGGTGAAGCAGTTAAATCCCCTAGTAACTTCAGAGCACTGTTGGGTACGCCCGTCTCTCATCTATTAGATGAATCAAACTACAATCCGAAAAAACAGAGAGCGCCCAAAGTGATTATGGGTGGGCCTATGATGGGCTTTACATTGTCAGACGCTACTATACCTGTAGTTAAAACCACAAACTGTTTACTGGTTCCGGCCAAAAAAGAGCTCGTAGATGATAATGCAGAGCGCCCATGCATTCGCTGTAGCGCGTGCGCCGATGCTTGCCCTGCTTCACTGCTTCCCCAACAAATCTTTTGGCACGCCAAAGCAAAAGAATACGAAAAAGCCGAAGAATACGACCTTTTCGACTGTATAGAATGCGGCGCGTGCGCATACGTCTGCCCCAGCGAGATCCCTCTGGTGCATTATTATCGCCAAGCTAAATCTGAAATACGCATCCAGCGCGATGAAAAGAATAAGGCAGAAAAGGCAAAGCAGCGATTTGAAGCACGTAAAGAGCGCTTAGAGCGAGAAAAACTTGAGCGTGAAGCTAAGCATAGAAAAGCAAAAGAGGCGCGTTTAGCCGCAAATAAAGCCAAAGAACAAAATGCTGCAGCGGTGGATAATGTAAATAGCGCGGTTGATGCTGGTGCAAGTGAGGCGAAAGATAAAGTAGCGGCGGCATTAGCTCGCGCGAAAGCGAAAAAAGCGGCAATGCAAGCCAAGGCTAAGGACGAAAGTACACCAGTAAACGCTGACGAATCAAACTCAGTGGCAGAGGATAAAAAAGCCCAAGTAGCCGCTGCCATTGCCAGAGCAAAAGCCAAAAAAGCAGCCCAAACTCAAGGTTCAGATGAAGCCAGGAACGCCACTGAGCCTGCAGCTCTGGCATCATCACCAGTAGATGATAAAAAGGCCAAAGTAGCCGCAGCTATCGCCAGAGCGAAAGCGAAAAAAGCAGCTCAAGGTGGCCAGCATTCAGATGCGTCAACAGAAAACCAAGCGGGTTCTCAAGACGAAAAAATTGCTGGAATTTTAAATACTGAGCCCTCAAATACTGAACCTTCAAAGACTGAAACTAACTCAGACCTATCAGTTGAGGAACAGAAAAAAGCGCGAATTGCAGCGGCAGTTGCTAAAGCAAAAGCGCAAAAAGCCGCTAAAAATAACGCAAGCGGGCAATCTGAGCAGACTACGCCCAGTAAACTAGGCGAGCAACAAGACAATCAGTCTAAAGAACACCTAGGTGAAATGGATGCTAAAGATGAAAAGCAGGCTAGGATAGCTGCTGCCGTTGCTAAAGCTAAAGCCAAAAAGGCAATGTCGCAAAAAGTAGAAGCATCTAGCCCTGTTGGTGAAGCTGACACAGATAGCCAAGACGTTAACTTGCCAAAAGACGCAAATCCTCAAAGCACCAATGGCCAAGATAATAGTGCTCAGAATAACAAGGCTCTAGATTCATCTAGCAACTTGAGCGAAGCGGAACAGAAAAAAGCCCGCATTGCTGCCGCCGTGGCGAAAGCAAAAGCCAAAAAAGCGGCTAAACAGGAAGGTAATTTAGAAGATAATATAAAAGGCGAGCAAGTAGATGCTAACAATAGTGACCTCAGCATAGAGGCTGCTCCAACGCAAAAAGCGCAGGATGTATCCAACACGCCCAATGAGAATACTAACGACGCCCCATCTACAAGTGAAGCTGACGAGAAAAAAGCGCGCATAGCTGCCGCCGTTGCAAAGGCCAAAGCAAAGAAACTTGCTCAAAGAGGTAATGACGATTTAGTAGCCTCACAAGATACTGCTGAACAAGAAAGCCACAAGGAATATGAGCAGAGCGAATCGCCTAATGAAGCAGAACAAGTAACAAGCGTGCAAGCAACTTCTCAACCCACTGCCCAAGATGAAAAGAAAGCGCGTATAGCAGCAGCCATTGCAAAAGCAAAAGCGAAAAAAGCGGCGGCTGAACAAGAGAAAGAATCAGAATGA
- the rsxD gene encoding electron transport complex subunit RsxD yields MKLSLSSSPHQRVKRDTGQVMRMVVYAMIPGMIAQSIFFGWGMLIQAVIAVVSALVIEGIILFLRKRPIERTLTDYSAVLTGLLIAISIPPTLPWWMTVIGVFFAIAVAKQVYGGLGFNIFNPAMIAYVVLLISFPAAMSLWLPPTTHAGVTPSFFDSLSLIFTGFTTSGYDVTQLKTIADGVTMATPLDTLKTDLTQGVTYSESLAKPIFDGGIFDAAGAGWGMVSLAYLLGGLYLWKTRVISWHIPGGMLLSVLVCASLLHLVNADYYASPLFHLFNGAVMVGAFFIATDPVSASTTPKGRIIFGAAIGFWVIIIRTFGGYPDAVAFAVIIMNMAVPLIDYYTRPRVYGKNVGKGRGKQ; encoded by the coding sequence ATGAAGTTAAGTTTATCGAGTTCACCACACCAACGGGTTAAACGCGATACCGGACAGGTCATGCGCATGGTCGTTTACGCCATGATCCCAGGCATGATAGCCCAATCTATTTTTTTTGGTTGGGGCATGCTTATTCAAGCGGTTATTGCGGTAGTAAGTGCACTGGTTATTGAAGGGATTATTTTATTTTTAAGAAAGCGCCCTATCGAACGCACGCTTACTGATTACAGCGCGGTTTTAACAGGCTTATTAATCGCTATTAGTATTCCACCTACTCTGCCGTGGTGGATGACGGTCATTGGAGTATTTTTTGCGATCGCGGTTGCTAAACAAGTCTATGGCGGACTTGGCTTCAATATTTTTAACCCCGCTATGATAGCCTACGTGGTTTTACTTATTTCATTCCCGGCAGCCATGAGCCTATGGCTCCCTCCTACAACCCATGCTGGTGTTACGCCAAGCTTCTTTGACTCGCTATCATTGATATTTACAGGCTTTACTACCAGCGGCTACGATGTTACTCAGCTTAAAACTATTGCCGATGGTGTAACCATGGCTACACCGCTAGACACGTTAAAAACTGACTTAACGCAAGGTGTTACTTATTCAGAGTCTTTAGCTAAACCGATTTTCGATGGCGGTATATTCGACGCTGCTGGTGCAGGATGGGGGATGGTGAGCCTAGCCTATTTACTTGGCGGTCTTTACCTATGGAAAACCCGTGTTATTAGCTGGCACATCCCAGGTGGCATGCTGCTAAGCGTATTAGTTTGTGCATCACTGCTTCATTTAGTTAACGCCGATTATTATGCTTCACCACTATTCCACCTATTCAATGGGGCAGTAATGGTAGGCGCTTTCTTTATCGCAACCGATCCGGTTTCAGCGTCAACGACCCCAAAAGGCCGAATTATATTTGGGGCTGCGATTGGTTTTTGGGTAATTATAATACGCACGTTTGGTGGTTACCCCGATGCGGTAGCGTTTGCGGTGATCATTATGAATATGGCGGTACCGCTTATTGACTATTACACCCGCCCCCGTGTTTACGGTAAAAATGTGGGCAAAGGCCGAGGTAAGCAGTAA
- a CDS encoding RnfABCDGE type electron transport complex subunit G, producing MMKESLAKNGLMLGAFAVVTTALIALTFFGTQDKIEQQKQQKLLSVLNEVVPSEFHDNALYANCTEVEAPELGIKKAHKVYRATLNGEPSALVLEATAPDGYSGDIDIVVGVKVELHTGNHKQQSMQNDARSGEGENLNTSALPLTDMAKLDASSPEMNTPEIKATNMRVLGVRVIEHKETPGLGDKIELAVSNWITTFSGKSFSPDNLAPWQVKKDGGEFDQFTGATITPRAVVTAVREALLYAQANQNALFTAPNTCATTDSVETIDAVNVDETQPHSVEEL from the coding sequence ATGATGAAAGAAAGCTTGGCCAAAAACGGCCTTATGTTAGGCGCGTTTGCTGTTGTTACCACAGCGTTGATAGCGTTAACCTTTTTCGGCACTCAAGACAAAATTGAGCAACAAAAGCAGCAAAAGCTTCTAAGCGTACTTAATGAAGTTGTGCCCAGTGAATTCCACGACAATGCCCTTTACGCCAACTGCACAGAAGTCGAAGCCCCCGAACTGGGCATAAAAAAAGCCCATAAGGTATACCGTGCCACGCTAAACGGCGAACCTAGCGCGCTCGTGCTGGAAGCCACCGCTCCAGATGGTTATAGCGGTGATATAGATATTGTTGTCGGTGTAAAAGTAGAGCTACATACTGGCAACCATAAACAACAGAGTATGCAAAACGACGCCCGTAGCGGTGAGGGTGAAAACCTCAATACCTCTGCACTACCGCTTACCGATATGGCAAAGCTCGACGCAAGTTCTCCCGAAATGAATACGCCTGAAATAAAAGCGACCAATATGAGAGTGCTTGGCGTACGCGTAATCGAACATAAAGAAACCCCTGGGCTTGGTGATAAAATAGAGCTTGCAGTAAGCAATTGGATCACAACCTTCAGCGGCAAGTCTTTCTCACCAGATAATTTAGCTCCATGGCAGGTCAAAAAAGATGGTGGCGAATTTGACCAATTCACAGGTGCTACTATAACGCCAAGAGCGGTAGTCACAGCCGTACGTGAGGCTTTACTTTACGCTCAGGCTAACCAAAATGCGCTATTCACCGCCCCTAACACCTGTGCAACAACAGATTCGGTTGAAACAATAGATGCCGTTAACGTGGATGAAACGCAACCTCATAGTGTAGAGGAGTTATAA
- a CDS encoding electron transport complex subunit E: protein MTDFHDLSLQGLWKNNPALVQLLGLCPLLAVTATFINGLGLGLATMLVLIGSNVTVSLVRNVVRNEVRIPVFVMIIAAFVTIVQLLMNAYTYDLYLALGIFIPLIVTNCAIIGRAEAFASKNGPLASAYDGLMMGLGFTAVLVVLGGMREILGAGTLLAGADRLFGPIAANWTITLFNTENPFLLAILPPGAFLGMGLLIAIKNSVDAKLAAKQTSPAVKAERVRVTAES, encoded by the coding sequence ATGACTGACTTTCACGATCTGTCTTTGCAAGGGCTTTGGAAGAACAACCCAGCGTTAGTGCAGCTGTTAGGATTGTGTCCCTTACTAGCTGTTACTGCTACCTTCATTAATGGTTTAGGGCTAGGTCTCGCTACCATGTTGGTGCTAATTGGCAGTAACGTTACCGTTTCACTCGTTCGAAATGTGGTGAGAAACGAAGTTCGTATTCCTGTTTTCGTTATGATTATTGCAGCATTTGTTACCATTGTTCAGCTTCTAATGAATGCCTACACCTACGACCTTTATTTAGCGTTAGGTATTTTCATTCCACTGATTGTAACTAACTGCGCCATTATAGGTCGCGCTGAGGCCTTTGCGTCGAAAAACGGGCCCCTTGCGTCCGCATACGATGGGCTTATGATGGGCTTAGGTTTTACTGCTGTATTAGTTGTACTAGGCGGCATGCGAGAAATATTGGGTGCGGGTACGTTATTAGCGGGTGCAGATAGGCTATTCGGACCCATTGCTGCGAACTGGACTATTACACTGTTCAACACAGAAAACCCATTCTTACTTGCCATATTACCGCCGGGTGCGTTTTTAGGAATGGGACTTCTTATTGCTATTAAAAACAGCGTAGATGCCAAGTTAGCAGCTAAGCAAACATCGCCTGCGGTGAAAGCTGAGCGCGTGCGCGTCACTGCAGAGAGTTAA
- a CDS encoding endonuclease III domain-containing protein has protein sequence MNDVVKPAKPLSKQEKVKEIMRILDDLYPEIPIFLDHKDPYTLLIAVLLSAQCTDERVNQITPKLFARADNPYDMVLMSIEEIQDIIRPCGLSPMKSKGIWHLSDMIIKQHNGEVPANFEALEAMPAVGHKTAAVVMSQGFGIPAFPVDTHIHRLMYRWGLSNGKSVEQTERDAKRLFPKERWNDLHLQIILYGREYCPARGFDLNKCTITREFGRKSFINEVLKEQEKKQKLALKKKRK, from the coding sequence ATGAATGATGTAGTTAAGCCGGCAAAGCCGCTTTCTAAGCAGGAAAAAGTAAAAGAAATAATGAGAATTTTGGATGACCTTTATCCAGAAATTCCTATTTTTTTAGATCATAAAGACCCATATACGTTACTCATTGCGGTTCTATTATCGGCACAATGTACTGACGAGCGCGTTAATCAGATTACGCCAAAGCTGTTCGCTCGCGCAGATAACCCCTACGACATGGTGTTAATGAGTATTGAAGAAATACAAGATATTATCCGCCCTTGTGGATTATCGCCTATGAAGTCAAAAGGCATTTGGCATTTGTCCGATATGATCATCAAACAACACAATGGTGAAGTTCCAGCAAACTTTGAAGCGCTGGAGGCCATGCCTGCTGTAGGCCACAAAACAGCCGCGGTGGTTATGTCTCAAGGCTTTGGTATTCCTGCGTTCCCGGTAGATACTCATATTCACCGCTTAATGTACCGCTGGGGGTTATCGAACGGAAAAAGCGTAGAGCAAACAGAGCGCGATGCAAAACGCCTGTTCCCTAAAGAAAGATGGAACGACCTCCATCTGCAGATTATCTTGTACGGCAGAGAATACTGCCCTGCCCGCGGTTTTGATTTAAATAAGTGTACTATTACCCGTGAATTCGGCAGAAAGAGTTTTATCAACGAAGTGCTGAAAGAACAAGAGAAAAAGCAAAAATTGGCGCTTAAGAAAAAGCGTAAATAG
- a CDS encoding M20/M25/M40 family metallo-hydrolase: protein MSRLNNIARNLAFGALVSACSFGVFAETSPITDEQKKNAETLIQKALKSDLGYSIVESLTTEIGPRLGGSEAEKRARDWGVKVGERLGFDKVSIEEFTMPFWDRGHLHISLTSPYMQPLYGTALGGAAPSKSEINADIVYFRDIHALTAVKDGALKGKIAFVDGDAMVKSQTGAGYGQANQRRRIGWQHAQRGGAEALVVRSVGSDSHRFPHSGMMSSDGDNWADIPVVAISNPDADHLRRLHNLGKPLSLSLHSESKWKGEVSSGNVILDLVGSEKPEEIVLIGGHLDSWDLGTGAVDDGAGVAITTAAAALIASLPERPKRTIRVVMFGAEEVGLLGAFAYAKQHEKNLANHVLATESDFGAQTIWQLVSNVNPKATVLVDEIAKILSPLGIVRGGSDVAGGGPDIIPLAAKGVPTIRLNQNGRDYFDLHHTPDDTLDKINPDELAQNIAAYAASIYLLADSDVNLKAK, encoded by the coding sequence ATGTCCCGATTGAATAACATCGCTAGGAATCTAGCATTTGGTGCACTAGTAAGTGCATGCAGTTTCGGTGTTTTTGCTGAAACTTCCCCCATTACTGACGAGCAAAAGAAAAATGCGGAAACGCTAATTCAAAAAGCGCTAAAAAGTGACTTAGGCTATAGCATCGTAGAATCACTAACCACAGAGATAGGCCCACGACTAGGCGGTTCGGAAGCTGAAAAGCGAGCCAGAGACTGGGGCGTTAAGGTAGGAGAGCGCCTCGGATTTGATAAAGTGAGTATTGAAGAGTTTACCATGCCCTTCTGGGACAGGGGTCACTTACATATTTCACTTACTTCACCATACATGCAGCCCCTTTACGGCACAGCGCTAGGTGGCGCAGCGCCTTCAAAGAGCGAGATCAACGCTGACATTGTGTATTTCAGAGACATTCACGCGCTAACCGCAGTCAAAGACGGCGCGCTTAAAGGCAAAATTGCGTTTGTCGATGGCGATGCCATGGTAAAAAGCCAAACGGGTGCGGGCTATGGTCAAGCTAATCAGCGTCGACGCATTGGTTGGCAACATGCGCAACGTGGTGGCGCTGAAGCTTTAGTTGTACGTTCGGTAGGTTCAGACTCTCATCGCTTCCCTCACTCAGGCATGATGAGTTCAGACGGAGATAACTGGGCAGACATCCCTGTTGTTGCTATTTCGAACCCCGACGCTGATCATTTACGACGCCTACACAATTTAGGAAAACCACTGTCGTTATCGCTCCACTCTGAGTCAAAGTGGAAAGGCGAAGTAAGCAGCGGCAACGTAATACTGGATTTAGTAGGCAGTGAAAAGCCTGAAGAGATTGTACTTATTGGTGGCCACTTAGATAGCTGGGATTTAGGCACCGGCGCTGTTGATGACGGCGCGGGCGTTGCTATCACCACAGCGGCAGCCGCATTAATTGCATCACTGCCTGAACGCCCTAAACGCACCATTCGTGTAGTTATGTTTGGCGCTGAAGAAGTAGGCTTGTTAGGCGCATTTGCTTATGCAAAACAGCATGAAAAGAACCTTGCTAACCACGTACTTGCTACAGAGTCTGATTTTGGCGCACAAACAATTTGGCAACTTGTTTCGAATGTGAATCCTAAAGCAACTGTACTGGTCGATGAAATCGCAAAGATCCTATCACCTCTGGGTATAGTTCGTGGTGGCTCAGACGTTGCCGGTGGCGGTCCAGATATTATACCGCTAGCAGCGAAAGGCGTACCTACTATCCGGTTAAATCAAAACGGACGAGATTATTTCGATCTTCATCACACGCCTGATGATACGTTAGATAAGATTAACCCTGATGAACTGGCGCAAAACATCGCAGCTTATGCAGCGAGCATATACTTGTTAGCAGATTCAGACGTTAACTTAAAAGCGAAGTAG
- the cspE gene encoding transcription antiterminator/RNA stability regulator CspE: MSNSVNGTVKWFNEEKGFGFITPEAGGKDVFVHFRSITSDGFKTLAEGQAVSFEVEQGQKGPQAANVSVL, encoded by the coding sequence ATGTCTAATTCTGTAAACGGTACAGTTAAGTGGTTTAACGAAGAAAAAGGTTTCGGTTTCATTACTCCTGAAGCTGGTGGCAAAGACGTATTCGTACACTTCCGTTCAATCACTTCTGACGGCTTCAAGACTCTTGCTGAAGGTCAAGCGGTTAGCTTTGAAGTTGAACAAGGCCAAAAAGGCCCACAAGCTGCTAACGTATCAGTTCTTTAA
- the gloA gene encoding lactoylglutathione lyase, producing the protein MRMLHTMLRVENLEASLHFYTSLMGMRLLRQSENKEYEYTLAFVGYGEETDSTVLELTYNWGDNTYDKGNAYGHIAIEVDDIYQFCENLEANGAEVYRKPGPVKGGSTVIAFVCDPDGYAIELIQNKSISL; encoded by the coding sequence ATGCGAATGCTTCACACCATGCTTCGAGTTGAAAACTTAGAGGCTTCACTTCACTTCTACACCTCATTGATGGGCATGCGCCTTCTCAGACAATCAGAAAACAAAGAGTATGAGTACACCCTCGCTTTTGTAGGATACGGAGAAGAGACCGATAGCACTGTGTTAGAGCTTACCTATAACTGGGGTGACAACACCTATGATAAGGGTAACGCGTACGGCCACATCGCCATTGAAGTAGACGACATCTATCAGTTTTGTGAAAACTTAGAAGCAAATGGCGCTGAGGTGTATCGTAAACCCGGCCCTGTAAAAGGTGGCTCTACCGTCATCGCTTTTGTTTGCGACCCAGATGGGTATGCCATAGAACTTATTCAAAATAAGTCTATTTCACTATAG
- the glpQ gene encoding glycerophosphodiester phosphodiesterase, translated as MAIKVNTWSGSHMLGNRLLFSLNWVSKGIAGSSNQLKLRLKGNARLRNRYTTRLASLLPALVVLFTGSLASESAFAADATNSKTSHAEAEHTTSEKLHFTVIAHRGASGYLPEHTLEAATLAFSLRPDFIEQDVVITKDDIPVVLHDIHLETVTNVEDIFPARHREDGRYYARDFTLEELRALRVHERANSDGKQVFKSRYRGSQANFKVATLSEHFELISELNRQFGTSVGVYPEVKSPAFHITEGIDASKMVIDTLKNYGFAGENGNSYLQCFDFNEVKRIRETLGYKGKVVMLIGENDWGESDTDYDWLRTQDGMKQVAKYANGIGPWLGHLMDTKAMAKGKVEAASWVKYAHDNELTIHPYTYRQDALPAGMSGEQILDVLQKDIRADGVFTDHLVPVLTWRDKTN; from the coding sequence ATGGCGATAAAAGTAAACACATGGAGTGGCAGTCACATGCTAGGTAACCGCTTATTATTTTCTTTAAACTGGGTAAGCAAGGGTATAGCGGGTTCGTCGAACCAGCTCAAGCTGAGATTAAAGGGCAATGCTAGGTTGCGCAATAGATACACGACTAGATTGGCATCGTTACTACCTGCTTTGGTGGTGCTATTTACAGGTTCCCTTGCCTCTGAGAGTGCGTTTGCAGCTGATGCTACGAATAGTAAAACCTCGCACGCTGAAGCAGAACATACCACTAGTGAAAAACTGCATTTTACCGTTATCGCCCATCGCGGTGCTTCTGGCTATTTGCCCGAACACACCCTTGAAGCAGCCACGCTAGCGTTCTCGCTGCGTCCTGACTTTATAGAGCAGGATGTTGTTATAACCAAAGATGACATCCCCGTTGTACTGCACGACATTCACTTGGAGACAGTCACTAATGTAGAAGATATTTTTCCAGCGCGCCACCGAGAGGACGGACGCTATTACGCCCGTGACTTCACCCTCGAAGAGCTTCGAGCATTGCGGGTACATGAGCGTGCCAACAGTGATGGCAAACAAGTTTTTAAAAGTAGGTACCGCGGCTCCCAGGCTAATTTTAAAGTGGCCACGTTAAGTGAACACTTTGAGCTAATCAGCGAACTTAATCGCCAATTCGGTACGTCTGTAGGCGTATACCCAGAAGTAAAGTCCCCTGCTTTTCACATTACTGAAGGTATTGATGCCAGTAAGATGGTTATCGACACATTAAAAAACTACGGGTTTGCGGGAGAAAACGGCAATAGTTACCTGCAGTGCTTTGACTTTAACGAGGTCAAACGCATTCGTGAAACCCTTGGGTATAAGGGCAAAGTAGTTATGCTGATTGGCGAGAACGATTGGGGCGAGAGCGACACCGACTACGATTGGCTGCGTACACAAGATGGCATGAAGCAAGTCGCGAAGTATGCAAACGGCATAGGCCCTTGGTTAGGCCATTTAATGGATACCAAGGCTATGGCTAAAGGGAAAGTAGAAGCAGCTAGTTGGGTTAAGTACGCTCACGATAATGAACTTACCATTCACCCCTACACTTATCGTCAGGATGCGCTTCCAGCGGGCATGTCTGGAGAACAAATTTTAGATGTATTGCAAAAAGATATTCGAGCTGACGGCGTTTTTACCGACCATTTAGTGCCTGTATTAACCTGGCGAGACAAAACAAATTAA
- a CDS encoding flagellar protein MotY produces the protein MVSKLKYIALLGMVGSLSSHAAMRQYSATIESSNWRIDTDTRLQCTLNHELPGYGEAMFTSSASKQLNMEFELDMYMLPNKFDVAAVYSVPPKWMPGVAPKTIADMSIRKQYNGDLPQDAAWTMLSELEKGFWPTIYYQDWYNKYDQVSVALNASNFSGVYRDFVKCVSNLLPFSFDDIAYTVLSYQNNSTELTKYSQKRLTMIGEYLKEDSELELVLLDGYTDSYGGRYNNEQLSIRRANEVKSYLTTLGVPEDRIQLTGHGEKRHIAPNDTRESRAQNRRVVVRLSKS, from the coding sequence ATGGTGTCGAAATTAAAATATATCGCTTTATTGGGGATGGTGGGGTCATTGTCGTCCCATGCTGCCATGCGGCAATATTCTGCAACCATAGAAAGCTCCAACTGGCGTATTGATACTGACACGCGCCTGCAATGTACACTTAACCACGAATTGCCTGGTTACGGCGAAGCCATGTTCACAAGTTCTGCGTCAAAACAGCTCAACATGGAATTTGAGTTAGATATGTATATGCTACCAAACAAGTTTGATGTAGCTGCGGTTTACTCTGTTCCACCGAAATGGATGCCTGGTGTGGCGCCAAAGACCATTGCAGATATGTCTATTCGCAAGCAATACAACGGCGACCTGCCGCAAGATGCTGCATGGACCATGTTATCTGAATTAGAAAAAGGCTTTTGGCCCACGATTTATTACCAAGATTGGTATAACAAGTACGACCAGGTAAGTGTGGCATTGAACGCGAGCAACTTCTCAGGCGTGTATCGCGACTTCGTTAAATGCGTGTCGAATTTGCTGCCTTTTAGTTTTGATGACATTGCCTACACGGTGTTGTCTTATCAGAACAACAGCACGGAACTTACTAAGTATTCGCAAAAGCGTTTAACCATGATAGGCGAATATTTAAAAGAGGACAGCGAACTAGAGCTTGTGCTTCTTGATGGTTATACGGACAGCTACGGTGGCCGTTACAATAACGAACAGTTGTCTATTCGACGGGCTAATGAAGTAAAAAGTTATTTAACTACGCTAGGTGTACCTGAAGATAGGATCCAGCTAACAGGCCACGGTGAAAAACGTCATATCGCGCCAAACGATACGCGAGAAAGCCGCGCGCAAAACAGGCGCGTAGTGGTACGACTATCCAAGTCATAG